The Brevundimonas vesicularis genome includes the window CACGCCCGTTGAATATGCGTTCGACCCCACGCCGGGCGGGCGCGAGGGGCGGAATGGACGGGCCTAATGCCCGAAAACACAGAGATAGTCGAGGTCAGCCGCGACGGTAGAGGGCGCAGAGCAATGTGAACAGGCGCCGCGACGTCTCGTGATCGACCACGATCTTGCCGTCCAACCGCGTCTTCAGCTGCTCGGCCCCTTCGTTGTGAAGGCCGCGGCGGCCCATGTCGACCGATTCGATCTGGCTGGCCGAGGATCCGCGCAGCGCCTCATAGTAGCTGTCGCAGATCATCAGATAGTCTTTGATCACGCCCTTCAGCGGCGTCAGGCTGATGGCGTAGGTGCGCGTGAAGTTGTCGCCGTCGATATCGAACACCAGACGATTGTCCTGAAGCGACAGCTTCAGCCTGTAGGGTCCGCCCTCGGCGCCGACGGGCTCGAAGCTGTTCTTCTCGACCAGATCAAAGATGGCTACGCGACGCTCGTGCTCGATCTCGGCCGTCGCCGCCGGCAGTGTCGCGGCGTCCAGTTCGACCGAGGCCAGCTTGTGATCGGCGCTCATGCCGCAGTTCCTTCGTCCAGTTCGGGCGTGTCCAGGTGGGTCGGCGCGATCCGTGCGGGCCAGCGGTCGGAGATGTCCGTGACCACGGCGTCCAGGCATTCGACGTCGATTCGCAGATCACCGCCGCCGGCGAACATCAGGATGACGCGCCCGCTCAGGTCCTCGGTCGGAATGAATTCTAGCGCGAGCAGTTCGAGTGAGGCGTCAGGGCTGCGCGACAGGCGACGGCTCTTGACCGCCAGAACGTCGCCGAACTGCATGGCGCACATCACCCGCGTCCCGCCGCACTCCCAGCAGAAGCGGCTGAAGGCGATGGTCAGTGTTCGGGCCGCCTTTTCCCAGACGATATCGACGGGGCGCAGGATGGCGTCCTGCAGCGCGGCGGAGATGATCTGAAGATCGTCGGCGTCCTCGGCCAGCAGACGCAGCGGTTCGACCGGCGCCTTGGCTTCGGGGATGACGCCGTCGATCTCAGTGCTCATCACCTGTTCCCTTTATGCGGCGGATGTCGGCTCCGCACGCGCCGAGCTTTTCTTCCAAACGCTCGAAACCGCGATCCAGATGATAGACGCGTCCGACCGTCGTTTCGGCCTCCGCGATAAGGCCCGCGATGACCAAGCACATCGAGGCCCGCAGATCCGTGGCCATCACCTGCGCGCCGTGCAGAACCTCGACGCCGGTGACGTGCGCCTCTCCGGCGTGGACCGAAATGTCGGCGCCCAGTCGCGCCAACTCCGGCACGTGCATGAAGCGGTTTTCGAAGATCGTCTCGCGAATCGTGCTGACGCCCTCCGCCGTCGTCATCAGCGCCATGAACTGGGCCTGCAGATCGGTGGCGAAGCCCGGATAGATGGCCGTCTCGACATCCACGGCCTTCAGTCGCTGCTTGGGGTCGCGCTTGATCAGAACGCCGTCGGCGGTCGGCGACACCTCGACGCCCGCCTCGACCATCTTGTCGGTCAGCGAACCGATCAGTTCGGCCCGCGCCCTGGTCAGGCGCACCTCGCCGCCCGCCATGGCGGCGGAAACCGCGTAGGAGCCCATCTCGATTCGGTCGGGAATCACCGACCAGGTCGTCCCGTTCAGCGACGAGACGCCGGTGATGGTCAGGACGTCGGTGTCGATTCCCTCGATCCTGGCGCCCATAGCCGTCAGACAGTGGGCTAGATCGCCGATCTCGGGTTCGCGCGCCGCACGACGCAGGACGGTCGTGCCCTCAGCCAGCACGGCGGCCAGAAGCGCATGTTCGGTGGCGCCGACCGAGACGAAGGGGAACTCGATCTCGGCGCCCTTCAGACCCTTGGGCGCGCGGGCGGTGACATAGCCTTCGTCCAGCTCGATCTCGGCGCCCAGCGCCGTCAGCGCCTGAAGGTGCAGATCGACCGGACGCGCACCGATGGTGCAGCCGCCGGGCAGCGAGACCTTGGCCTCGCCGGTGCGCGCCAGCAATGGGCCCAGCACATTGAACGAGGCCCGCATCTGGCGCACCAGATCATAGGGGGCGAAGGTCGAGGTCAGGTCCTTGGCGTGAAACAGGCTCTCCTGCCCGTCCGCGCCGTCACGCTCGGTCACTTCGATACCGAACTGACGCAGCAACTGACCCAGGAACCGGGTGTCGGCCAGGCGCGGCATATTGGTCAGCAGCAAGGGCTGATCCGTCAGGATCGAGGCGGCCATCAGCTTGATGGCGGAGTTCTTGGCGCCGCTGACGGGAATGTCCCCGAAAAGCTGGGCGCCGCCCTGAATGGCGATGCTGTCCATGACGTCCTTAAGCGCGCCCGAGGCCAACGCCTCGGGGGGAAGGTTCTCTAGCAAGCCGGCGGGCGCTTGCCAAAGGGCTGCGTGATCGCGAGGCGATGACTTTCAGTTGCTGTCGCGCGGCGCGGCCGGCGTGCGCGCCGGCGCCTTGCGCCGCCGCAGATTGGCCCGGAGCGCGGAGGCCAGCCGCATGGCCTTTTCCGCCTTGGCCCGCGCTTTCTCGAAATCAGGACCCGATTCGACAATCGGCGTCGCCTGCGCGGCGGCGGAGGGCGTATCGGCGTCATGCGGCGTGCGAGTCATGGCGCAATGATGCCGTGATCACGGGCCATGTCCAAACTTTCTTTCAGATCGTCAAAAAGCCGCTTCCCTCCCCGGAAGGGTTTGGCTATACGGCCGCTTCCTCAGTCGGGGCCGCCGTAGCTCAGTGGTAGAGCGCATCCTTGGTAAGGCTGAGGTCGTGGGTTCGATTCCCCCCGGCGGCACCATCTGAGACTTGAAAAGGCCCGGCTTTCGCCGGGCCTTTTTGATTCTCCAGATCGGACGGAAAAGCCTTCAGTCGTAGCCGTACAGGCTGCGGCGGTAGGGATCCCGGTCATCCGCATCGCCGTCCTTGCTCCAGCTGAACCCCATCGACATCGACTTGGTCGTGGTGTCGGCCCCATAGCCTCGACCGCGCCAGCCGCCGCCATAGGGCGAGTAGAAGCCCGGTCCGCGCAGACCATAGCCGCCGTAGCCGTATCCCCAGGGTTCGTTGCGGCCTTCGCGGTAGGCGAGGTCCAGGCGACCGTTCTCGCCAACCGGCAGGGAAACGGCCGCGCCATAGCTGCGATAGCCCCCGGTGCCGATTCCGGCCTCGACCATGCCATGCATCTTGCGCTCGGCCGGGGCGCCCGGCTCTGCACTTTCGTCGAAGGTTGCGCCCGGCGTGCGCGCGCTGATCCAGTTCTGGATCTGCTGTTCAGTTGTCATGCCGTGCGGGGCGGCGTCCTGCGCCGTCGGCGCGGTCAGCGACGCCTCAGGCGCCGCCGCCATGGCCTGGGCCAGGGTGGGCGCGTTTGTCGGCGCCGTGGTCACCACGCCGTCCGGGTCACCGTCCGACGCCGCCAGCGCCACACCCGCCAAGAGACTTGCGATCAGCATAGGCCACCTCCGTTCGACATCATCCTAGCACAGCGATTGAGGCCAAGGTCAGGCGATGCCGTCGCCGCGGTTGAGGGGGTCCGGCAGAGCCTCGCCCTCGGCTACGAAACTGAGCGCGACCGAGTTGATGCAATAGCGGTTTCCGGTGGGCGGCGGGCCGTCGGGGAAGACGTGACCCTGGTGGCTGCCGCAGCGGGCGCACTGGGTCTCGATCCGGATCATGCCGTAGCTGGTGTCGCGGATCGCGTAGACGTGCGCTTCATCGACCGGCTGGGTGAAGCTGGGCCAGCCGGTGCCGCTTTCGAATTTGGTTCCGCTCTTGAACAACGGCAAGCCGCATTCGCGG containing:
- a CDS encoding UPF0262 family protein; translated protein: MSADHKLASVELDAATLPAATAEIEHERRVAIFDLVEKNSFEPVGAEGGPYRLKLSLQDNRLVFDIDGDNFTRTYAISLTPLKGVIKDYLMICDSYYEALRGSSASQIESVDMGRRGLHNEGAEQLKTRLDGKIVVDHETSRRLFTLLCALYRRG
- a CDS encoding DUF2948 family protein; this translates as MSTEIDGVIPEAKAPVEPLRLLAEDADDLQIISAALQDAILRPVDIVWEKAARTLTIAFSRFCWECGGTRVMCAMQFGDVLAVKSRRLSRSPDASLELLALEFIPTEDLSGRVILMFAGGGDLRIDVECLDAVVTDISDRWPARIAPTHLDTPELDEGTAA
- the murA gene encoding UDP-N-acetylglucosamine 1-carboxyvinyltransferase; this encodes MDSIAIQGGAQLFGDIPVSGAKNSAIKLMAASILTDQPLLLTNMPRLADTRFLGQLLRQFGIEVTERDGADGQESLFHAKDLTSTFAPYDLVRQMRASFNVLGPLLARTGEAKVSLPGGCTIGARPVDLHLQALTALGAEIELDEGYVTARAPKGLKGAEIEFPFVSVGATEHALLAAVLAEGTTVLRRAAREPEIGDLAHCLTAMGARIEGIDTDVLTITGVSSLNGTTWSVIPDRIEMGSYAVSAAMAGGEVRLTRARAELIGSLTDKMVEAGVEVSPTADGVLIKRDPKQRLKAVDVETAIYPGFATDLQAQFMALMTTAEGVSTIRETIFENRFMHVPELARLGADISVHAGEAHVTGVEVLHGAQVMATDLRASMCLVIAGLIAEAETTVGRVYHLDRGFERLEEKLGACGADIRRIKGTGDEH
- the msrB gene encoding peptide-methionine (R)-S-oxide reductase MsrB; the protein is MTDLAQTSESLRSPSGYDLTPPNAQERARLEADLNPEEKRVLLSHGTEAPFCGTLLGEKRAGVFCCRECGLPLFKSGTKFESGTGWPSFTQPVDEAHVYAIRDTSYGMIRIETQCARCGSHQGHVFPDGPPPTGNRYCINSVALSFVAEGEALPDPLNRGDGIA